Proteins from a genomic interval of Kitasatospora herbaricolor:
- a CDS encoding MurR/RpiR family transcriptional regulator — MTATDDAGPVGPSARLLQLFEGHRLTPTQRRIAHSLVRHAPEAPFLSSVEVAELAGVSQPSVTRFAVALGYDGYPALRKQLRELGAGEPAAPESPDDAVRNEHQQAVLAEIAHLRHLAELLADPAPVLRAARVLAASRPLPVLGLRAASAQARGFAYFAAKVHPDIRLIDEGGSMLADRLEQAAAAGASALLCFALPRYPRELMDALTAARDCGLTVLTVADSAFAPVAKLSDMLLPAAVGTGLVFDTACAPMMLGRVLLQAMCDELPGAEARLEGIEQSATARGLFLE; from the coding sequence ATGACCGCCACCGACGACGCCGGCCCCGTCGGCCCCTCCGCCCGGCTGCTCCAGCTCTTCGAGGGCCACCGGCTCACCCCGACCCAGCGCCGGATCGCCCATTCGCTCGTCCGGCACGCCCCCGAGGCGCCGTTCCTCTCCAGCGTCGAGGTCGCCGAACTGGCCGGGGTCAGCCAGCCCTCGGTGACCCGCTTCGCGGTCGCCCTCGGCTACGACGGCTACCCGGCACTGCGCAAGCAGCTGCGCGAGCTGGGCGCCGGGGAGCCGGCCGCGCCGGAGAGCCCGGACGACGCCGTCCGCAACGAGCACCAGCAGGCGGTCCTCGCGGAGATCGCCCACCTGCGCCACCTCGCCGAACTCCTCGCCGACCCCGCTCCGGTCCTGCGGGCCGCCCGGGTGCTGGCCGCCTCGCGGCCGCTGCCGGTGCTCGGGCTGCGCGCAGCCTCGGCCCAGGCCCGCGGCTTCGCCTACTTCGCGGCCAAGGTGCACCCGGACATCCGGCTGATCGACGAGGGCGGCTCGATGCTCGCCGACCGGCTGGAGCAGGCCGCCGCCGCCGGGGCCAGCGCGCTGCTCTGCTTCGCCCTGCCGCGCTACCCGCGCGAACTGATGGACGCTCTGACCGCGGCGCGGGACTGCGGGCTGACCGTCCTCACGGTGGCCGACAGCGCCTTCGCGCCGGTCGCCAAGCTCTCCGACATGCTGCTGCCGGCGGCGGTGGGCACCGGGCTGGTCTTCGACACCGCCTGCGCCCCGATGATGCTGGGCCGGGTGCTGCTCCAGGCCATGTGCGACGAACTGCCCGGCGCGGAGGCCCGGCTGGAGGGCATCGAGCAGTCGGCGACGGCCCGCGGGCTGTTCCTGGAGTGA
- the hutI gene encoding imidazolonepropionase yields MSTQSTSTAPGSPAAPSTLITGIGSLVTNDTAHGTGPLGLLTDAAVVIDAGTVVWAGPAGAAPAADERFDAGGRALLPGFVDSHAHLVFAGDRTAEFNARMSGQAYSAGGIRTTVAATRAATDAELDANLARFVREALRQGTTTIECKSGYGLTVEDEARALRIAAGHTPETTYLGAHVVAPEFAQDPAGYVDLVTGEMLDACAPYARWVDVFCEKGAFDGDQARAVLTAGVARGLTPRVHANQLSYGPGVQLAVELGAASADHCTHLTDEDVAALAGSATVATLLPGAEFSTRAAYPDARRLLAAGATVALSTDCNPGSSFTSSMAFCVAVAVREMGMTPDEAVHAATAGGARALRRSDVGLIAPGARADLLLLDAPSHVHLAYRPGVPLTAAVWRAGVREL; encoded by the coding sequence GTGAGCACCCAGAGCACCTCGACCGCACCGGGCTCCCCGGCGGCGCCGAGCACCCTGATCACCGGCATCGGCAGCCTGGTCACCAACGACACCGCGCACGGGACGGGCCCGCTCGGGCTGCTCACCGACGCGGCCGTGGTGATCGACGCGGGCACCGTCGTCTGGGCCGGCCCGGCCGGCGCGGCGCCGGCCGCGGACGAGCGGTTCGACGCGGGCGGCCGCGCCCTGCTGCCCGGCTTCGTCGACTCGCACGCGCACCTGGTCTTCGCCGGCGACCGGACCGCCGAGTTCAACGCCCGGATGTCCGGGCAGGCCTATTCGGCGGGCGGCATCCGCACCACCGTCGCCGCGACCCGCGCGGCCACCGACGCCGAGCTGGACGCCAACCTGGCCCGCTTCGTCCGCGAGGCGCTGCGCCAGGGCACCACCACGATCGAGTGCAAGTCCGGCTACGGCCTGACCGTCGAGGACGAGGCCCGGGCACTGCGGATCGCGGCCGGGCACACCCCGGAGACCACCTACCTCGGCGCGCACGTGGTCGCGCCGGAGTTCGCGCAGGACCCGGCCGGCTACGTGGACCTGGTCACCGGGGAGATGCTGGACGCCTGCGCCCCGTACGCCCGCTGGGTGGACGTGTTCTGCGAGAAGGGCGCCTTCGACGGGGACCAGGCCCGGGCCGTCCTGACGGCCGGCGTGGCGCGTGGCCTGACCCCCCGGGTGCACGCGAACCAGCTGTCGTACGGCCCCGGCGTGCAGCTCGCGGTGGAGCTGGGCGCTGCCTCCGCCGACCACTGCACCCACCTGACCGACGAGGACGTGGCCGCGCTGGCCGGCTCGGCGACGGTGGCCACGCTGCTGCCCGGCGCTGAGTTCTCCACCCGCGCCGCCTACCCGGACGCCCGCCGGCTGCTGGCCGCCGGCGCCACCGTCGCGCTCTCCACGGACTGCAACCCGGGCTCCAGCTTCACCAGCTCGATGGCCTTCTGCGTCGCCGTCGCCGTCCGTGAGATGGGGATGACCCCGGACGAGGCCGTGCACGCGGCGACGGCCGGCGGCGCCCGGGCGCTGCGCCGCTCGGACGTCGGCCTGATCGCCCCGGGCGCCCGGGCCGACCTGCTGCTGCTGGACGCGCCCTCGCACGTCCACCTGGCCTACCGGCCGGGGGTGCCGCTGACGGCCGCCGTCTGGCGGGCCGGGGTGCGCGAGCTATGA
- a CDS encoding ATP-binding protein: MKRRMINSLLGVVLVVVVVFCVPLALVEKRTIVNSAQDRVEATAARVLALVEDRLAAGEPVSGDKFANQVTDGSYVEVDIPGQAVVSTGTRPAGDHVLKAVDKGASGETVIVEQSRADVDHEIANMLLLLGVVALLAVQAAVALAVWQAKRLARPLTDLAETAERLGSGDPRPRDRRYGVPELDRVAEVLDLSAERIARMLTAERRLAADASHQLRTPLTALSMRLEEITAVAEDPETVKEEATIALQQVERLTDVVQRLLTNQRDPRSPAAVSFDLDEVIKQQVEEWAPSLRGTGRLLEIDGLRGVAAVGTPGTVAQVLATLIENSLMHGAGTITLRVRPSGTTIVVEVQDEGPGVPPELGNRVFERAVSGRNSTGIGLAVARDLAEADGGRLELLSLRPPVFALFLGRSHKEDA, from the coding sequence GTGAAACGCCGGATGATCAACTCGCTGCTGGGCGTGGTCCTGGTGGTGGTCGTGGTGTTCTGCGTCCCGCTCGCACTGGTCGAGAAGCGCACCATCGTCAACTCCGCCCAGGACCGGGTGGAGGCGACGGCGGCCCGGGTGCTGGCCCTGGTCGAGGACCGGCTGGCGGCGGGGGAGCCGGTCTCCGGCGACAAGTTCGCCAACCAGGTCACCGACGGCAGCTACGTCGAGGTGGACATCCCCGGCCAGGCGGTGGTCTCCACCGGCACCCGCCCGGCCGGGGACCACGTCCTCAAGGCCGTCGACAAGGGGGCCAGTGGCGAGACGGTGATCGTCGAACAGTCCCGCGCCGACGTCGACCACGAGATCGCCAACATGCTGCTGCTGCTCGGCGTGGTCGCCCTGCTGGCCGTCCAGGCGGCCGTCGCCCTCGCCGTCTGGCAGGCCAAGCGCCTGGCCCGGCCGCTCACCGACCTCGCCGAGACCGCCGAGCGGCTCGGCTCGGGCGACCCCCGCCCCCGCGACCGCCGCTACGGCGTGCCCGAGCTGGACCGGGTGGCCGAGGTGCTCGACCTCAGCGCGGAGCGGATCGCCCGGATGCTCACCGCGGAACGCCGGCTCGCCGCCGACGCCTCCCACCAGCTGCGCACCCCCCTCACCGCGCTCTCGATGCGGCTGGAGGAGATCACCGCCGTCGCGGAGGACCCGGAGACCGTCAAGGAGGAGGCGACCATCGCCCTCCAGCAGGTCGAGCGGCTCACCGACGTCGTGCAGCGGCTGCTGACCAACCAGCGCGACCCGCGCAGCCCGGCCGCGGTCTCCTTCGACCTGGACGAGGTGATCAAGCAGCAGGTCGAGGAGTGGGCGCCCTCCCTGCGCGGCACCGGCCGGCTCCTGGAGATTGACGGCCTGCGCGGGGTCGCGGCGGTCGGCACGCCGGGCACGGTCGCCCAGGTGCTCGCCACGCTGATCGAGAACTCGCTGATGCACGGCGCGGGCACGATCACCCTGCGGGTCCGGCCGTCCGGCACCACGATCGTGGTGGAGGTCCAGGACGAGGGACCCGGTGTCCCGCCGGAGCTCGGCAACCGGGTCTTCGAGCGCGCGGTCAGCGGCCGCAACTCCACCGGCATCGGCCTGGCCGTGGCCCGGGACCTCGCCGAGGCGGACGGCGGCCGGCTGGAGCTGCTCTCGCTGCGGCCGCCGGTGTTCGCGCTCTTCCTCGGGCGCAGTCACAAGGAGGACGCCTAG
- a CDS encoding allantoate amidohydrolase has product MWAELLPVGRSAASGGYRRHAWDGADAECRAWFREQAESRGLAYELDRNGNQWAWLGDPEAGDAVVTGSHLDSVPDGGAYDGPLGVVSSFAAVDELRSRGAELRRPLAVVNFGDEEGARFGVACIGSRLSAGVLSREQAFELRDARGTRLPDAMEKAGYDPAAIGADTDRLGRVGAFVELHVEQGRYLTEDQPVGVAGAIWPHGRWRFDFHGEANHAGTTRIEDRRDPMLSYASTVLAARERARSAGALATFGKVAVEPNGTNAIASLVRGWLDSRAADEATLQRVVEEITAAAVEHGGRDGVRVELTRESFTPVVEFDQALRDRLARTLGGVPVLPTGAGHDAGILASAVPTAMLFVRNPTGVSHSPAEHAEEADCLAGVAALAHVLEDLACR; this is encoded by the coding sequence ATGTGGGCGGAGCTGCTCCCCGTGGGCCGCTCCGCCGCCTCCGGCGGGTACCGCCGGCACGCCTGGGACGGCGCCGACGCCGAGTGCCGGGCGTGGTTCCGCGAGCAGGCCGAGAGCCGCGGCCTGGCCTACGAACTGGACCGCAACGGCAACCAGTGGGCCTGGCTGGGCGACCCGGAGGCCGGCGACGCGGTTGTCACCGGCTCGCACCTGGACTCGGTGCCGGACGGCGGCGCCTACGACGGCCCGCTCGGCGTGGTCTCCTCCTTCGCGGCGGTGGACGAGCTGCGCTCGCGCGGGGCGGAGCTCCGCAGGCCGCTGGCCGTCGTCAACTTCGGGGACGAGGAGGGCGCGCGGTTCGGCGTCGCCTGCATCGGCTCCCGGCTGAGCGCCGGCGTGCTCTCGCGGGAGCAGGCCTTCGAACTGCGCGACGCCCGGGGCACCCGGCTGCCGGACGCGATGGAGAAGGCCGGCTACGACCCGGCCGCGATCGGCGCGGACACCGATCGGCTCGGCCGGGTCGGCGCGTTCGTCGAACTGCACGTCGAGCAGGGCCGCTACCTGACCGAGGACCAGCCGGTCGGCGTGGCCGGCGCGATCTGGCCGCACGGCCGCTGGCGGTTCGACTTCCACGGCGAGGCCAACCACGCCGGCACCACCCGGATCGAGGACCGCCGCGACCCGATGCTCAGCTACGCGAGCACGGTGCTGGCCGCGCGCGAGCGGGCCCGCTCGGCGGGTGCGCTGGCGACCTTCGGCAAGGTCGCGGTCGAGCCGAACGGCACCAACGCGATCGCCTCCCTGGTCCGGGGCTGGCTGGACTCCCGGGCGGCCGACGAGGCCACCCTGCAGCGGGTGGTCGAGGAGATCACGGCGGCGGCCGTCGAGCACGGCGGGCGGGACGGCGTCCGGGTCGAGCTGACCCGGGAGTCGTTCACCCCGGTCGTCGAGTTCGACCAGGCGCTGCGCGACCGCCTGGCCCGCACCCTCGGCGGGGTGCCGGTACTGCCGACCGGCGCGGGACACGACGCCGGAATCCTGGCATCGGCCGTGCCGACCGCCATGCTGTTCGTACGTAACCCCACGGGCGTCTCGCACTCCCCGGCCGAGCACGCCGAGGAGGCCGACTGCCTCGCCGGGGTGGCCGCGCTGGCACACGTACTGGAGGACCTGGCGTGTCGGTAA
- a CDS encoding peptide MFS transporter produces MASSTLDVGVQRPTSPGGKTFLGHPRGLATLFMTEMWERFSFYGMRALLVLYLVAGTSEGGLGYTAAVGAAIYSVYNAMLYLLALPGGWLADRFWGARRTVAVGGGIIMVGHFLLAVPSTASFFAGLALIAVGSGLLKANISTMVGHLYDGPNDPRRDGGFTIFYMGINLGAFLAPLVIGTVGQNIGWHFGFALAGVGMALGLGQYLLGTRHLSARSDVVASPITPAEKTAVFRKAALWAALAVVFFGVVTLSGRMSVDWVIWPLSIAGIAVPVLYFARIKRDKDLDEAEQSKMKGFIWFFVAAAVFWMIYDQSGSTLNIFATDSTASTLFGFDFPSSWFQSLNPLYIMALAPVFAWLWVWLSRRGKNPSTTMKFAFGLLLIGASFLVMMLAMGAAAGGAKVSPLWLAMVYLIQTVGELTLSPVGLSVTTKLAPAKYGSQMMGLWFLAVTAGDCMAAIMQLLVGDATGSTWYFASQGVLAVIAGIALTMYRKNVVRMMGDVH; encoded by the coding sequence ATGGCGTCATCGACCCTGGACGTCGGCGTACAGCGCCCGACGTCCCCCGGCGGCAAGACCTTCCTCGGCCACCCCCGAGGCCTTGCCACCCTCTTCATGACCGAGATGTGGGAACGCTTCAGCTTCTACGGAATGCGCGCCCTGCTGGTGCTCTACCTGGTCGCGGGCACCTCCGAGGGCGGGCTCGGGTACACCGCCGCCGTCGGCGCCGCGATCTACAGCGTCTACAACGCGATGCTCTACCTGCTCGCCCTGCCCGGCGGCTGGCTCGCCGACCGCTTCTGGGGCGCCCGCAGGACGGTGGCCGTCGGCGGCGGCATCATCATGGTCGGCCACTTCCTGCTGGCCGTGCCGTCCACCGCGTCCTTCTTCGCCGGCCTGGCCCTCATCGCCGTCGGTTCCGGCCTGCTGAAGGCCAACATCTCGACGATGGTCGGCCACCTGTACGACGGGCCGAACGACCCGCGTCGTGACGGCGGCTTCACCATCTTCTACATGGGCATCAACCTCGGCGCCTTCCTGGCCCCGCTGGTGATCGGCACCGTCGGCCAGAACATCGGCTGGCACTTCGGCTTCGCGCTGGCCGGCGTCGGCATGGCGCTCGGCCTGGGCCAGTACCTGCTGGGCACCCGCCACCTGAGCGCCCGCAGCGACGTGGTGGCCTCGCCCATCACGCCCGCCGAGAAGACCGCCGTGTTCCGCAAGGCGGCGCTCTGGGCGGCCCTGGCCGTGGTGTTCTTCGGCGTCGTCACGCTGTCCGGCCGGATGTCGGTCGACTGGGTGATCTGGCCGCTGTCGATCGCGGGCATCGCCGTCCCGGTGCTCTACTTCGCCCGGATCAAGCGGGACAAGGACCTCGACGAGGCCGAGCAGTCCAAGATGAAGGGCTTCATCTGGTTCTTCGTGGCCGCCGCCGTGTTCTGGATGATCTACGACCAGTCCGGCTCGACGCTCAACATCTTCGCGACCGACTCGACCGCCTCCACGCTGTTCGGCTTCGACTTCCCGTCCAGCTGGTTCCAGTCGCTCAACCCGCTCTACATCATGGCGCTGGCCCCGGTCTTCGCCTGGCTCTGGGTCTGGCTCTCGCGCCGCGGGAAGAACCCCAGCACCACCATGAAGTTCGCCTTCGGCCTGCTGCTGATCGGCGCGTCCTTCCTGGTCATGATGCTGGCCATGGGCGCGGCCGCCGGCGGCGCCAAGGTCTCGCCGCTCTGGCTGGCGATGGTCTACCTGATCCAGACCGTCGGCGAGCTGACGCTCTCCCCCGTCGGCCTGTCCGTCACCACCAAGCTGGCCCCCGCCAAGTACGGCAGCCAGATGATGGGCCTGTGGTTCCTCGCCGTCACCGCGGGCGACTGCATGGCCGCCATCATGCAGCTGCTGGTCGGCGACGCGACCGGCTCCACCTGGTACTTCGCCTCGCAGGGCGTGCTCGCGGTGATCGCGGGCATCGCGCTCACGATGTACCGCAAGAACGTGGTCCGGATGATGGGCGACGTGCACTGA
- a CDS encoding response regulator transcription factor — MTCVLLAEDDPAISEPLARALRREGYEVLVREDGPAALAAGLTEEVDLVVLDLGLPEMDGLEVCRRLRADGKSCPVLVLTARADEVDTVVGLDAGADDYVTKPFRLAELLARVRALLRRGNVDQLTTGAHGVKIDIESHRAWLGEEELTLSAKEFELLRVLVRDAGRVVTREEIMRQVWDTTWWTSTKTLDMHISWLRKKLGDDAANPRYIATVRGVGFRFEKN; from the coding sequence ATGACCTGTGTGCTTCTCGCCGAGGACGATCCGGCGATCTCCGAACCGCTGGCCCGGGCCCTGCGACGCGAGGGCTACGAGGTGCTCGTCCGCGAGGACGGCCCCGCCGCGCTGGCCGCCGGCCTCACCGAGGAGGTCGATCTCGTCGTCCTGGACCTGGGCCTGCCGGAGATGGACGGCCTGGAGGTCTGCCGCCGGCTGCGCGCCGACGGCAAGAGCTGCCCCGTGCTGGTGCTCACCGCGCGCGCCGACGAGGTGGACACCGTGGTCGGCCTGGACGCCGGCGCGGACGACTACGTCACCAAGCCGTTCCGGCTCGCCGAGCTGCTGGCCCGGGTACGGGCCCTGCTGCGCCGCGGCAACGTCGACCAGCTGACCACCGGCGCGCACGGCGTCAAGATCGACATCGAGTCGCACCGGGCCTGGCTCGGCGAGGAGGAGCTGACCCTCTCCGCCAAGGAGTTCGAGCTGCTGCGGGTGCTGGTCCGGGACGCCGGCCGGGTGGTCACCCGCGAGGAGATCATGCGCCAGGTCTGGGACACCACCTGGTGGACCTCCACCAAGACCCTCGACATGCACATCTCCTGGCTGCGCAAGAAGCTGGGCGACGACGCGGCCAACCCCCGCTACATCGCGACCGTCCGCGGCGTGGGCTTCCGGTTCGAGAAGAACTGA
- a CDS encoding formimidoylglutamate deiminase: protein MSVTFWAQYAWLPHVNGPVVERDVLISTVDGGRIAKVTPDSGPCPSGAVRLEGLLVPGQANAHSHAFHRALRGTVQVGSGTFWTWRDTMYKFACALDPDSYLALATAVYAEMALAGITAVGEFHYLHHAPGGDRYDDPNAMGEALIEAAARAGIRITLLDTCYLASGFGTEPTKPQLRFSDGDADAWAARAQALKPREHARIGAAVHSVRAVPADQLGTIAHWASMRRAPLHVHLSEQTAENDACLTAHGVTPTRLLADHGVLGPRTSAVHATHLTDEDIRLLADSSTTICMCPTTERDLADGIGPARRLASAGCPVSLGSDSHAVIDPFEEARALELNERLRTRTRGHWTANALLRAGSEDGHASLGWPEAGRIEVGALADFTVLALDSVRTAGPPARLGAETAVFAASAADVRHVVVGGRQIVRDGVHQLVPDVPAALRDSIAALSS, encoded by the coding sequence GTGTCGGTAACCTTCTGGGCGCAGTACGCCTGGCTCCCGCACGTCAACGGCCCGGTGGTCGAGCGGGACGTGCTGATCAGCACCGTCGACGGCGGCCGGATCGCCAAGGTCACCCCGGACAGCGGGCCCTGCCCGTCCGGGGCCGTCCGGCTGGAGGGGCTGCTGGTGCCCGGCCAGGCGAACGCCCACTCGCACGCCTTCCACCGGGCGCTGCGCGGCACCGTCCAGGTCGGCTCCGGCACCTTCTGGACCTGGCGCGACACCATGTACAAGTTCGCCTGCGCGCTCGACCCGGACAGCTACCTGGCGCTCGCCACCGCCGTCTACGCCGAGATGGCGCTGGCCGGGATCACCGCGGTGGGGGAGTTCCACTACCTCCACCACGCGCCCGGCGGCGACCGCTACGACGACCCCAACGCGATGGGCGAGGCGCTGATCGAGGCGGCCGCCCGGGCCGGCATCCGGATCACCCTGCTGGACACCTGCTACCTGGCCTCCGGCTTCGGCACCGAGCCGACCAAGCCGCAGCTGCGGTTCAGCGACGGTGACGCGGACGCCTGGGCCGCCCGCGCGCAGGCGCTGAAGCCGCGCGAGCACGCCAGGATCGGCGCGGCGGTGCACTCGGTGCGGGCGGTGCCGGCCGACCAGCTGGGCACCATCGCGCACTGGGCGTCGATGCGCCGGGCGCCGCTGCACGTCCACCTCTCCGAGCAGACCGCCGAGAACGACGCCTGCCTCACCGCGCACGGCGTCACCCCGACCCGGCTGCTCGCCGACCACGGCGTGCTCGGCCCGCGCACCTCGGCGGTCCACGCGACCCACCTGACGGACGAGGACATCCGGCTGCTGGCGGACTCCTCCACCACCATCTGCATGTGCCCGACCACCGAACGGGACCTCGCGGACGGCATCGGCCCGGCCCGCCGGCTCGCCTCGGCCGGCTGCCCGGTCAGCCTGGGCAGCGACAGCCACGCGGTGATCGACCCGTTCGAGGAGGCCCGCGCGCTGGAGCTGAACGAGCGGTTGCGCACCCGGACCAGGGGCCACTGGACGGCCAACGCGCTGCTCCGGGCCGGCAGCGAGGACGGTCACGCCTCGCTCGGCTGGCCGGAGGCCGGCCGGATCGAGGTGGGCGCCCTCGCCGACTTCACCGTCCTCGCGCTCGACTCGGTCCGCACCGCGGGCCCGCCGGCCCGGCTCGGCGCCGAGACGGCGGTCTTCGCCGCCTCGGCCGCCGACGTCCGGCACGTGGTGGTCGGCGGGCGGCAGATCGTCCGGGACGGCGTGCACCAGCTGGTGCCGGACGTCCCGGCGGCGCTGCGCGACTCGATCGCCGCGCTGAGCTCCTGA
- the hutU gene encoding urocanate hydratase encodes MVQQQTGSGPREVRAARGTGLTTQGWQQEGALRMLMNNLDPEVAEHPSKLVVYGGTGKAARDWRSYDAMVRTLQTLKQDETMLVQSGRPVGVMQTHEWAPRVLIANSNLVGDWANWEEFRRLESLGLTMYGQMTAGSWIYIGTQGILQGTYETFAAVANKKFDGTLAGTITLTAGLGGMGGAQPLAVTMNGGVAICIDCDPSRIARRIEHRYLDVEATSVAHALELATDARDKRQPLSIGLLGNAADLFPQLLAMDAPIDIVTDQTSAHDPLSYLPTGVAFEDMADYAAAKPAEFTTRSRESMARHVEAMVGFMDAGAEVFDYGNSIRGEAQLAGYDRAFAFPGFVPAYIRPLFCEGKGPFRWAALSGDPQDIAKTDKAVLDLFPENESLHRWIKMAQEKVHFQGLPARICWLGYGERDKAGERFNDMVASGELAAPIVIGRDHLDCGSVASPYRETEAMLDGSDAIADWPLLNAMVNVASGASWVSIHHGGGVGIGRSIHAGQVTVADGTALAGEKIRRVLTNDPGMGVIRHVDAGYDRADEVGRERGVRVPMNEL; translated from the coding sequence ATGGTGCAGCAGCAGACGGGCAGTGGTCCGCGCGAGGTGCGTGCCGCACGCGGGACGGGCCTGACCACCCAGGGGTGGCAGCAGGAGGGCGCCCTGCGGATGCTCATGAACAACCTCGACCCCGAGGTGGCCGAGCACCCGTCCAAGCTGGTCGTCTACGGCGGCACCGGCAAGGCCGCGCGGGACTGGCGCTCGTACGACGCCATGGTGCGCACCCTGCAGACGCTCAAGCAGGACGAGACCATGCTGGTCCAGTCCGGGCGCCCGGTCGGGGTGATGCAGACCCACGAGTGGGCCCCCCGCGTGCTGATCGCCAACTCCAACCTGGTCGGCGACTGGGCCAACTGGGAGGAGTTCCGCCGGCTGGAGAGCCTCGGGCTCACCATGTACGGGCAGATGACGGCCGGCTCCTGGATCTACATCGGCACCCAGGGCATCCTCCAGGGCACCTACGAGACCTTCGCCGCCGTCGCCAACAAGAAGTTCGACGGGACGCTGGCCGGCACCATCACCCTCACCGCCGGGCTCGGCGGCATGGGCGGCGCCCAGCCGCTGGCCGTCACCATGAACGGCGGCGTGGCGATCTGCATCGACTGCGACCCGTCGCGGATCGCGCGCCGGATCGAGCACCGCTACCTGGACGTCGAGGCGACCAGCGTCGCCCACGCGCTGGAGCTCGCCACCGACGCCCGCGACAAGAGGCAGCCGCTCTCGATCGGCCTGCTCGGCAACGCCGCGGACCTCTTCCCGCAGCTGCTCGCGATGGACGCGCCGATCGACATCGTCACCGACCAGACCAGCGCCCACGACCCGCTGAGCTACCTGCCGACCGGGGTCGCCTTCGAGGACATGGCGGACTACGCGGCCGCCAAGCCCGCCGAGTTCACCACCCGCTCGCGCGAGTCGATGGCCCGCCACGTCGAGGCGATGGTCGGCTTCATGGACGCCGGCGCCGAGGTCTTCGACTACGGCAACTCGATCCGCGGCGAGGCCCAGCTGGCCGGCTACGACCGGGCCTTCGCCTTCCCCGGGTTCGTCCCCGCGTACATCCGGCCGCTGTTCTGCGAGGGCAAGGGCCCGTTCCGCTGGGCGGCGCTCTCCGGCGACCCGCAGGACATCGCGAAGACCGACAAGGCCGTGCTCGACCTCTTCCCCGAGAACGAGTCGCTGCACCGCTGGATCAAGATGGCCCAGGAGAAGGTGCACTTCCAGGGCCTGCCGGCGCGGATCTGCTGGCTCGGCTACGGCGAGCGGGACAAGGCCGGCGAGCGGTTCAACGACATGGTGGCGTCCGGCGAGCTCGCCGCGCCGATCGTGATCGGCCGCGACCACCTGGACTGCGGCTCGGTCGCCTCCCCGTACCGCGAGACCGAGGCCATGCTGGACGGCTCGGACGCGATCGCCGACTGGCCGCTGCTCAACGCCATGGTCAACGTGGCCTCGGGCGCGTCCTGGGTCTCCATCCACCACGGCGGCGGCGTCGGCATCGGCCGCTCCATCCACGCGGGCCAGGTCACCGTCGCCGACGGCACCGCGCTGGCCGGCGAGAAGATCCGCCGGGTGCTCACCAACGACCCGGGCATGGGCGTCATCCGGCACGTCGACGCCGGCTACGACCGGGCCGACGAGGTCGGACGCGAGCGCGGGGTCCGTGTCCCCATGAACGAGCTGTGA